A genomic window from Peptococcaceae bacterium includes:
- a CDS encoding PhoH family protein, with translation MTARKEAHFNLTNQEAAVLYGLQDENLKFLENNLSAKILARGGEIYLSGNPGEVELAEEVISCLLEQVRMGNAITVPDINYCLRAVMDGKGSGLDEVLNQVIQVTARGRQIKAKTAGQYQYVQAIKMNDIVFGIGPAGTGKTYLAVVMAVSALKNKEVNRIILTRPAVEAGEKLGFLPGDLQEKVNPYLRPLYDGLYDVLGIDTTQRYVDKAIIEIAPLAYMRGRTLDDSFIILDEAQNTTPEQMKMFLTRIGFGSKAVITGDITQVDLPRNSNSGLVIVQKILKGIEGISFQYLTQADVVRHPVVQKIINAYEEYQRLEETGNDKVF, from the coding sequence TTGACTGCCAGGAAAGAAGCGCACTTTAATCTTACCAACCAGGAAGCAGCAGTCCTTTACGGACTGCAGGATGAAAACCTGAAGTTTTTGGAAAATAATTTAAGCGCAAAAATTTTGGCCAGGGGCGGCGAGATTTACCTTTCGGGTAACCCCGGAGAAGTTGAACTTGCGGAGGAAGTTATTTCTTGCCTGCTTGAGCAGGTGCGGATGGGAAACGCGATTACTGTTCCGGACATCAATTACTGCCTGCGGGCCGTGATGGACGGCAAGGGGAGCGGCCTGGACGAGGTCTTAAACCAGGTCATCCAGGTTACGGCCAGGGGAAGGCAGATAAAAGCAAAAACCGCGGGGCAGTACCAGTATGTCCAGGCCATCAAGATGAACGATATAGTTTTCGGGATAGGTCCCGCCGGCACGGGAAAAACTTACCTGGCCGTGGTGATGGCCGTTTCCGCTCTCAAAAACAAGGAGGTAAACCGGATTATCCTTACGCGACCGGCTGTGGAGGCCGGCGAAAAGCTCGGTTTTTTACCCGGTGACCTGCAGGAAAAAGTCAATCCTTACCTGCGACCTCTTTATGACGGGCTTTATGACGTTCTGGGCATTGATACCACCCAGCGCTATGTGGACAAAGCGATTATTGAGATCGCGCCGCTGGCTTATATGCGGGGCAGGACACTGGACGATTCGTTCATTATCCTGGACGAGGCGCAGAATACAACGCCGGAACAGATGAAGATGTTCTTAACCCGGATCGGCTTTGGCTCAAAAGCGGTGATAACCGGAGATATAACGCAGGTCGATTTGCCCAGGAATTCCAACTCCGGGCTGGTAATTGTGCAAAAGATCCTTAAAGGGATCGAGGGGATCAGTTTTCAGTATCTCACCCAGGCGGACGTGGTGAGGCACCCTGTCGTCCAGAAGATAATCAACGCCTACGAAGAGTACCAGCGACTTGAGGAAACCGGCAACGACAAGGTTTTCTAA